In the Setaria italica strain Yugu1 chromosome VI, Setaria_italica_v2.0, whole genome shotgun sequence genome, one interval contains:
- the LOC111257708 gene encoding uncharacterized protein LOC111257708, protein MAAYCDEVRKLEDKFDGLELSHVARRFNEAADELAKAASGRMPVPDGVFISDQLEPSIRYPEPAGPGEVGNTPPILDPNTNPEVMEIEAGPAPGTDPPTDWRAPYLEYLIHDALPTDKTEARRITRRAKSFTIIDQELYKRSHTGILQCCIPIEQGKALIQDIHAGACGHHAAPRTLVGNAFRQGFYWPTAVADATQVVRTCEGCQFFARQTHLPAQALQTIPITWPFAVWGLDLFTGKRFLQFCDDHHIQVDWAAVAHPRTNGQVERANGMILQGLKPRIFDRLKKFGGRWVAELPAVLWSLRTTEPIKKPHQVKGNETPTTRKYRSRKSLTVGLGLQLAFPVGTEGHGGLEPVHLQTELVAFRAKGSILPPQPRQFLGVSAGPLGSSGS, encoded by the exons atggccgcctactgcgacgaggtacgtaagctcgaggacaagttcgacgggttggagctcagccacgtcgcaaggcgcttcaacgaagccgccgacgagctcgcaaaggcggcgtccggccggatgcccgtccccgacggcgtcttcatTAGCGACCAGCTGGAGCCTTCGATCCGTTacccggagccagcaggg ccaggagaggtcggcaataCGCCACCTATCCTGGACCCGAACACCAACCCCGaggttatggaaatcgaggcgggcCCCGCACCAGGGACCGACCCCccgaccgattggagagccccgtacctcgagtaccttatccacgacgcgctccccactgacaagaccgaagcccgcaggatcacgcgccgtgcgaaatccttcaccatcatcgaccaggagctttacaagcgaagccacacggggatcctccagtgctgcatcccgatcgagcagggaaaggcgctgatccaggacatccacgccggggcttgCGGTCatcacgctgcgccaaggacgcttGTGGGCAATGctttccggcaaggtttctactggccaaccgcggtcgcggatgctacccaggtagtccgcacttgcgaaggatgccaattctttgcccgtcaaacccatctgcccgcgcaggcattacaaaccatccccatcacgtggccgttcgcggtctgggggctggatct ATTCACCGGAAAacgattcctccagttctgcgacgaccaccacattcaagtggattgggcggcagttgcgcacccccgcacgaacgggcaagtcgaacgagccaacggcatgatacttcagggtctcaagccacggatcttcgaccgccttaaaaagttcggcggacgatgggttgcggaactcccagcagtcctctggagcctgaggacgacc GAGCCGATCAAGAAACCTCACCAAGTTAAAGGAAACGAAACACCAACGACACGGAAATACAGaagcagaaagagcctcaccgtcggcctagGCCTTCAGCTCGCGTTCCCGGTCGGCACTGAGGGACACGGCGGTCTGGAGCCCGTGCACCTGCAAACGGAATTGGTCGCATTCCGCGCGAAGGGCTCcattctcccccctcagccgcgccagttCCTCGGCGTCTCGGCGGGCCCGCTCGGTAGCAGCGGCTCTTAG